A single window of Vibrio sp. SCSIO 43137 DNA harbors:
- a CDS encoding c-type cytochrome, with protein MSSKIIGALVATLTFSAFSLASSVSDEEYQQIAERIKPVGDVYLVGAEPVAEKPKGPRTAESVYGTFCVACHGTGVSGAPIKGNAEQWAPRIAQGMDIMTDHAIKGFNAMPPKGSCMDCSDEEIVATINHMIEGL; from the coding sequence ATGTCTTCAAAAATCATTGGCGCTCTGGTCGCCACTCTAACTTTTTCCGCATTTTCACTGGCGAGCAGCGTAAGTGATGAGGAATACCAGCAAATTGCAGAACGAATCAAACCGGTTGGTGATGTCTATTTAGTTGGTGCGGAGCCAGTTGCAGAAAAGCCTAAGGGACCTCGTACAGCAGAATCAGTTTACGGAACCTTCTGTGTTGCTTGTCATGGTACCGGTGTTTCCGGTGCTCCTATCAAAGGCAATGCTGAGCAGTGGGCACCACGCATTGCTCAGGGAATGGATATCATGACTGATCATGCTATCAAGGGATTCAATGCCATGCCGCCTAAAGGTTCGTGTATGGATTGCTCTGATGAAGAGATCGTCGCAACAATCAACCATATGATTGAAGGCCTGTAA
- the rep gene encoding DNA helicase Rep — MKLNPKQDEAVKYVSGPCLVLAGAGSGKTRVITNKIAYLVEVCGYKARNIAAVTFTNKAAREMKERVGQTLGKKEAKGLMISTFHTMGLNIIRREYKALGLKAGFSLFDDQDQMALLKELTEKQLDGDKDLLRLLLSSISNWKNDMLTPEQAKGFARSEQEQLFAFCFEMYQTQMKAYNALDFDDLISLPVMLLKTNKEVRDRWQSKIRYLLVDEYQDTNTSQYELVKLLIGERGRLTVVGDDDQSIYSWRGAKPQNLVLLSKDYPQLKVIKMEQNYRSTSRILRAANILIANNPHVFEKTLFSELPDGEKLKVVTAKNEDHEAEKVTGELIAHRFINRTEYKDYAILYRGNHQSRLIEKSLMQNRIPYRISGGTSFFARAEIKDIMAYLRVLVNPDDDNAFLRIVNTPRREIGPATLEKLGSYANMRGKSLFEASFELGLEQHLSGRGLENLRKFTQWVVAIADNAERGNTVEAVRSLVRDINYEDWLYETSSSAKAAEMRMKNVSDLYSWIVADLEGDNLDQEEKTLKEVVQRLTLRDMMERGEEESDADQVQLMTLHASKGLEFPYVYLMGAEEGILPHQTSIDEENVEEERRLAYVGITRAQKELTFTLCKERRQFGELIKPQHSRFLDELPFDDLEWETVKKPVSQEERMEKGQANVSNLLAMVRKNKG; from the coding sequence ATGAAGTTAAACCCAAAGCAAGATGAAGCGGTTAAATACGTTTCCGGCCCTTGTCTGGTGTTAGCCGGTGCGGGTTCCGGAAAAACTCGTGTGATTACCAATAAGATTGCTTATCTGGTAGAAGTTTGTGGTTATAAGGCGAGAAATATCGCTGCGGTGACCTTTACCAATAAAGCCGCCAGAGAGATGAAAGAGCGTGTGGGACAAACTCTTGGTAAGAAAGAAGCCAAGGGATTAATGATCTCCACTTTCCATACTATGGGGCTGAATATTATCCGCCGTGAGTATAAAGCTCTGGGCTTAAAAGCGGGTTTTTCTCTGTTTGATGATCAGGACCAGATGGCGCTTCTTAAAGAGTTGACAGAAAAACAGCTTGATGGTGATAAAGATCTGCTTCGTTTGCTGTTAAGCAGCATCTCTAACTGGAAGAACGATATGTTAACGCCTGAACAGGCGAAAGGGTTTGCCCGTTCTGAGCAAGAGCAGCTCTTTGCCTTCTGTTTTGAGATGTATCAGACACAGATGAAGGCTTATAACGCATTAGATTTTGATGATCTTATTTCTCTGCCGGTGATGTTGTTAAAGACCAATAAGGAAGTCCGTGATCGCTGGCAATCGAAAATTCGTTATCTGCTGGTGGACGAATATCAGGATACTAACACCAGTCAGTATGAACTGGTGAAGTTGCTTATTGGTGAACGGGGACGACTGACGGTAGTAGGAGATGATGATCAGTCTATCTACTCATGGCGGGGAGCCAAGCCTCAGAACCTAGTGTTACTGAGTAAGGACTACCCTCAGTTAAAAGTGATTAAAATGGAGCAGAACTACCGCTCTACCAGCCGCATTCTTAGGGCGGCTAATATTTTGATCGCCAACAACCCACACGTATTTGAAAAAACACTATTCTCAGAACTGCCTGACGGTGAAAAGCTGAAAGTGGTTACGGCAAAGAATGAAGACCACGAAGCAGAAAAAGTGACGGGTGAACTGATTGCCCATCGTTTTATCAACCGTACTGAGTATAAAGATTACGCTATCCTGTACCGGGGAAATCATCAGTCAAGACTGATAGAAAAATCGCTGATGCAGAACCGGATCCCCTACCGAATCTCTGGGGGAACCTCGTTTTTTGCCCGTGCAGAGATTAAAGACATTATGGCTTATCTGAGAGTGCTGGTGAATCCGGATGACGATAATGCATTTTTGCGTATTGTGAATACACCGCGAAGAGAGATTGGCCCTGCCACACTGGAGAAGCTGGGAAGCTATGCCAATATGCGCGGTAAAAGCCTGTTTGAGGCCAGCTTTGAGCTGGGATTAGAGCAACACCTAAGCGGACGAGGGCTAGAAAACCTTCGCAAGTTTACTCAATGGGTTGTTGCCATTGCGGATAATGCTGAACGGGGCAATACCGTAGAGGCAGTACGTTCACTAGTGCGGGATATCAACTACGAAGACTGGCTGTACGAAACCTCATCCAGCGCCAAGGCTGCAGAGATGCGCATGAAGAACGTATCGGATCTCTATAGCTGGATAGTGGCGGATCTGGAGGGAGACAATCTTGATCAGGAAGAAAAGACACTTAAAGAGGTGGTTCAGCGCCTGACGCTCAGGGATATGATGGAACGGGGCGAAGAGGAAAGCGATGCTGATCAGGTTCAGTTAATGACACTACACGCTTCGAAGGGACTGGAGTTCCCTTATGTCTATCTTATGGGCGCTGAAGAGGGCATTCTTCCTCACCAAACCAGTATTGATGAAGAGAATGTAGAAGAAGAGCGTCGGCTGGCTTATGTAGGGATCACAAGGGCACAAAAAGAACTGACGTTTACCCTGTGTAAAGAGCGAAGACAGTTTGGTGAGTTGATAAAGCCGCAACATAGCCGGTTCTTAGATGAGCTGCCTTTTGATGACTTGGAGTGGGAAACAGTGAAAAAGCCGGTTAGTCAGGAAGAGAGAATGGAGAAGGGACAGGCAAATGTTTCAAATTTATTGGCAATGGTCAGGAAAAATAAAGGGTAA
- a CDS encoding TetR/AcrR family transcriptional regulator, with product MSDEIEDKRTRILDATEKLLAQDGFQGLSMQKVAKEAAVAAGTIYRYFRDKDHLIEETRLYVSQRAADYIQANLSDDMSLKQQYRTIWLNIWNLTNTKSAVKSHFLYEQFDYSNESRIQQLEKEMFYKVVALFEKGKEQGLFKPLDGHILFSVSLDSSIALARKKRNRCIQLDSNDIDQAIEASWDAIIKH from the coding sequence ATGTCAGACGAAATTGAAGATAAGAGAACCAGAATTCTTGATGCAACAGAGAAACTTTTAGCTCAAGACGGTTTCCAAGGCTTATCTATGCAAAAAGTAGCAAAAGAGGCCGCCGTAGCTGCAGGTACTATCTACCGCTACTTCAGAGACAAAGATCATCTCATTGAAGAAACTCGTTTATACGTCTCTCAGAGAGCGGCAGATTATATTCAGGCTAACCTGAGCGATGATATGTCTCTAAAACAGCAGTACCGCACCATATGGCTGAATATCTGGAACCTAACCAATACTAAGTCAGCGGTTAAGAGTCATTTTTTATATGAGCAATTTGATTATTCCAACGAAAGCCGGATTCAGCAGTTGGAAAAAGAGATGTTCTATAAAGTCGTTGCATTATTCGAGAAAGGAAAAGAACAAGGGCTATTTAAGCCTCTGGACGGGCACATACTTTTCAGTGTCAGCCTTGATTCAAGTATTGCACTGGCGAGAAAGAAACGAAACAGATGTATTCAGTTGGATTCAAACGATATTGACCAAGCGATTGAAGCCAGCTGGGATGCAATCATTAAACACTAA
- a CDS encoding efflux RND transporter periplasmic adaptor subunit, whose protein sequence is MKKWTFFMLLIAVLLFGSVIGFNMYKQKMIAEYMANMPEPEFPVTVVDVEAVEWKPAIQAIGFIEPNQGVTLTAESSGVIDKIEFKSGETVTTGDMLVVLDTSVERANLASSVAKLPAAESKYKRYKGLLKKGSISREAYDDAEASYFSLKANIESLKATIDRREITAPFDGVVGIRDVYLGQYLQAGNKIVRLEDTSVMRLRFTIPQTDISLIRIDQPVNIQVDSYPEETFKGTISAIEPAVDHQSGLVQVQADIPNNGGKLRSGMFARADIVLPVIADQVVLPQTAITFNLYGDNVFIVSEVDGVKRVKQQVVSVGERRGSIAHILKGVKPGDTVVTSGQIRLSNEAKVKIVESDAITPPAETPML, encoded by the coding sequence ATGAAAAAGTGGACTTTTTTTATGCTACTGATAGCTGTATTACTATTTGGTAGCGTTATCGGCTTTAACATGTATAAGCAAAAGATGATCGCTGAGTATATGGCCAATATGCCGGAACCGGAGTTTCCGGTCACCGTGGTAGACGTCGAAGCGGTAGAATGGAAGCCAGCTATTCAGGCCATCGGCTTTATCGAGCCGAATCAAGGTGTGACATTAACCGCTGAATCCAGCGGAGTTATCGATAAGATCGAGTTTAAATCAGGCGAGACTGTCACTACCGGTGATATGCTGGTTGTGCTTGATACCTCTGTAGAGCGCGCAAACCTGGCCAGCTCAGTGGCAAAACTGCCTGCCGCTGAATCAAAATATAAGCGTTATAAAGGCCTGCTGAAAAAAGGCTCTATCTCTCGTGAAGCCTATGATGATGCAGAAGCCTCTTACTTCTCTCTGAAAGCTAACATCGAGAGTCTTAAAGCCACTATTGACCGCCGTGAAATCACCGCTCCATTTGATGGTGTTGTCGGTATCCGCGATGTTTATCTTGGTCAGTACCTTCAGGCCGGTAATAAGATTGTTCGTCTGGAAGACACCAGTGTTATGCGCCTGCGCTTTACCATTCCTCAGACTGATATCTCACTGATCAGAATCGACCAGCCAGTCAACATTCAGGTGGATTCATACCCAGAAGAAACCTTTAAGGGCACCATCTCGGCCATTGAGCCTGCAGTCGATCATCAGAGTGGTCTGGTTCAGGTACAGGCTGATATTCCAAACAATGGCGGAAAACTGCGTAGTGGTATGTTCGCCCGGGCAGATATCGTCCTTCCGGTAATAGCCGATCAGGTGGTTCTTCCCCAGACAGCCATTACCTTTAACCTATACGGCGATAACGTATTTATCGTATCAGAAGTTGATGGTGTAAAACGTGTGAAGCAACAGGTCGTTAGTGTTGGTGAACGTCGTGGTTCAATTGCTCATATTCTTAAAGGGGTTAAGCCCGGCGATACCGTTGTTACTTCAGGACAAATTCGTTTGAGTAACGAAGCTAAGGTGAAAATCGTGGAAAGTGACGCAATAACACCGCCAGCAGAAACACCGATGCTGTAA
- a CDS encoding multidrug efflux RND transporter permease subunit yields MRFTDVFIKRPVLAVSISFLIALLGFQALFKMQVREYPEMTNTVVTVTTGYYGASADLIQGFITQPLEQAVAQADNIEYMTSSSVLGRSTITVNMKLNTDPNAALSDILAKTNSVRSQLPSESEDPTVTMSTGSTTAVLYIGFVSDELVSSQVTDYLERVINPQLFTVNGVSKIDIYGGSKYAMRIWLDPAKMAALGLTATDVMGVLKANNFQSATGQATGEMVVYNGSADTQISSVEELERLVVKNQEGNLIRLNDIAKVSLEKSHDTFRASANGQEAVVAAVNAAPSANPINIAKDVLALLPQLEKNMPANIQMNVMYDSTEAINESIQEVIKTIIEAALIVLVVITIFLGSLRAVLIPIITIPLSLIGVAMVMQMLGFSWNLMTLLAMVLAIGLVVDDAIVVLENVDRHIKLGESPFRAAIIGTREIAIPVIAMTLTLGAVYAPIAMMGGITGSLFKEFALTLAGSVFVSGIVALTLSPMMCSKMLLAHAEPNRFERAVHNVLDRMTDRYSRILSVVMQRRPVIIAFAFIVFASLPMLFKFIPSELAPSEDKGVVMLMGTGPSNANLDYLQNTMNDVNKVLTDQPELEYAQVFVGVPSSNQAFGIATMLPWSQREASQAEVTNRVGKLVKDIPGMSVTAFQMPELPGAGSGLPIQFVITTPNNFESLYQIASDVLVAASTSPYFVYTTIDLNYDSATMKISIDKDKAGAYGVTMQDIGATLSTMMADGNVNRIDFNGRAYEVIPQVERKYRLNPESMNSYYVRSSTGSPVPLGSLISIEVVSEPRSLPHFNQLNSATIGAVPSPTVAMGDAINEFEKFAQEILPLGYSHDYMGEARQYVTEGNSLYTTFGLALAIIFLVLAIQFESVRDPLVIMVSVPLAICGALIALAWGAASMNIYSQVGLITLVGLITKHGILICEVAKEEQLHNQKNRMEAVMEAAKVRLRPILMTTAAMIAGLIPLMYATGAGAAQRFSIGIVIVAGLAIGTLFTLFVLPVIYTYLAEKHKPLPVFLEKDELEELAEINKADAAEKQLAN; encoded by the coding sequence ATGCGCTTTACTGATGTCTTTATAAAACGTCCGGTTCTCGCAGTATCCATCAGCTTTTTGATCGCACTGCTTGGCTTTCAGGCACTGTTCAAAATGCAGGTGCGGGAATATCCGGAAATGACCAATACCGTTGTAACTGTAACAACGGGCTATTACGGTGCCAGTGCCGATCTGATTCAGGGCTTTATTACACAGCCTCTGGAACAGGCCGTTGCACAGGCAGACAACATTGAATATATGACTTCATCGTCAGTATTGGGTCGCTCTACCATTACGGTAAATATGAAGCTCAATACGGATCCGAATGCCGCTCTGTCGGACATTCTGGCAAAGACAAACTCGGTACGCTCTCAGCTACCAAGTGAATCTGAAGATCCAACGGTAACCATGTCCACCGGTTCTACCACTGCGGTACTCTATATCGGTTTTGTTAGTGACGAACTGGTTTCCAGTCAGGTAACTGATTACCTTGAAAGGGTGATTAACCCGCAGCTATTCACGGTAAACGGTGTCTCTAAGATAGATATCTACGGTGGCTCTAAGTACGCCATGCGTATCTGGCTTGATCCAGCCAAAATGGCGGCGCTGGGCCTGACAGCAACGGATGTTATGGGTGTGCTTAAAGCCAATAACTTCCAGTCTGCAACCGGTCAGGCTACCGGTGAAATGGTGGTCTACAACGGTAGCGCTGATACTCAGATCTCCAGTGTTGAAGAACTGGAACGTCTGGTTGTCAAAAATCAGGAAGGTAACCTGATTCGCCTGAATGATATTGCTAAAGTTAGCCTTGAGAAGAGCCACGATACTTTCCGCGCCAGCGCTAATGGTCAGGAAGCCGTTGTTGCAGCCGTTAACGCCGCACCAAGTGCTAACCCTATTAATATTGCCAAAGACGTTCTTGCCCTGCTGCCTCAGCTTGAAAAGAACATGCCTGCCAATATTCAGATGAACGTGATGTATGACTCTACTGAAGCCATCAATGAGTCTATTCAGGAAGTAATTAAAACCATTATTGAAGCAGCACTGATCGTATTGGTGGTAATTACCATATTCCTAGGTTCACTAAGAGCAGTATTAATACCAATCATCACTATCCCGTTATCGCTGATTGGTGTGGCCATGGTTATGCAGATGCTCGGCTTCTCGTGGAACCTGATGACGCTACTGGCGATGGTACTGGCTATCGGACTGGTGGTGGATGACGCCATTGTTGTTCTGGAAAACGTCGATCGTCATATCAAACTAGGAGAATCTCCTTTCCGTGCAGCCATTATCGGTACACGTGAAATTGCTATACCAGTTATTGCCATGACTCTGACTCTGGGCGCGGTATATGCACCGATCGCTATGATGGGTGGTATTACCGGTTCCTTGTTTAAAGAGTTTGCCCTAACCCTTGCTGGTTCAGTATTTGTATCAGGTATCGTTGCCCTGACTTTGTCACCAATGATGTGTTCTAAGATGCTTCTGGCCCATGCCGAGCCGAACCGCTTTGAAAGAGCCGTTCACAATGTGCTGGACAGAATGACAGATCGTTACTCCAGAATACTCTCGGTTGTAATGCAGAGACGTCCGGTGATTATCGCTTTCGCGTTTATCGTATTTGCCAGCCTGCCGATGCTATTCAAATTTATCCCGAGCGAGCTTGCTCCATCTGAGGATAAAGGGGTGGTAATGCTGATGGGTACCGGCCCGTCAAATGCCAACCTTGATTACCTGCAAAACACCATGAATGATGTAAACAAGGTTCTGACAGACCAGCCGGAACTTGAGTACGCACAGGTGTTTGTTGGTGTACCAAGTTCGAATCAGGCCTTTGGTATCGCAACTATGTTGCCATGGAGTCAGCGTGAAGCGAGTCAGGCAGAAGTAACTAACCGTGTTGGTAAACTGGTGAAAGACATTCCGGGAATGTCAGTAACGGCATTCCAGATGCCTGAACTACCTGGTGCAGGTTCCGGCCTGCCGATTCAGTTTGTGATTACCACACCGAATAACTTTGAAAGCCTGTATCAGATTGCTTCAGATGTTCTTGTGGCAGCCTCTACCAGCCCTTACTTTGTTTATACAACTATCGACCTGAACTACGATTCTGCAACAATGAAGATCAGCATCGATAAAGACAAAGCGGGAGCTTATGGCGTTACCATGCAGGACATTGGTGCAACCTTGAGTACTATGATGGCAGACGGTAACGTAAACCGTATCGACTTTAACGGACGCGCTTATGAAGTGATCCCGCAGGTTGAGCGTAAATACCGCCTGAACCCAGAGTCAATGAACAGTTATTACGTGCGTTCATCGACGGGTAGCCCAGTACCTCTGGGAAGCTTAATCAGCATTGAAGTCGTATCAGAGCCACGCTCTCTTCCTCACTTTAATCAGCTAAACTCTGCCACAATCGGTGCCGTTCCGTCTCCGACGGTAGCAATGGGTGATGCGATTAATGAGTTTGAGAAGTTTGCTCAGGAAATTCTTCCGTTAGGTTACAGCCATGACTACATGGGTGAAGCAAGACAGTATGTAACTGAAGGTAACTCGTTATATACCACCTTTGGCCTGGCACTCGCTATTATCTTCCTTGTGCTTGCGATTCAGTTTGAATCGGTTAGAGATCCACTGGTTATTATGGTTTCGGTTCCTCTGGCCATCTGTGGTGCCTTGATTGCCCTTGCATGGGGTGCGGCAAGTATGAACATCTACTCTCAGGTAGGTCTGATTACGCTGGTTGGCCTGATAACCAAGCACGGTATTCTTATCTGTGAGGTTGCCAAAGAAGAACAGCTGCACAACCAGAAAAACCGTATGGAAGCCGTTATGGAAGCAGCCAAAGTACGTCTGCGTCCAATCCTGATGACAACAGCAGCTATGATTGCCGGTTTGATCCCGTTAATGTATGCAACCGGCGCCGGTGCTGCACAGCGATTCAGTATTGGTATCGTAATCGTAGCCGGTCTTGCTATTGGTACTCTGTTTACTCTGTTTGTACTGCCGGTGATTTACACCTATCTGGCAGAAAAACATAAACCACTTCCGGTATTCCTTGAAAAAGATGAACTGGAAGAGCTTGCCGAAATCAATAAAGCTGATGCTGCTGAGAAGCAGTTAGCTAACTAA
- the ubiK gene encoding ubiquinone biosynthesis accessory factor UbiK yields the protein MFDAKKIEQIAKQIHESMPQPVKELGSDVDQKVRQVIQGQLNKLDIVSREEFDVQTQVLLRTRQKLTEMEQKLADLEAKLADKE from the coding sequence ATGTTTGATGCAAAAAAGATAGAGCAGATTGCAAAGCAGATTCATGAGTCAATGCCTCAGCCGGTGAAAGAGCTGGGTTCAGATGTTGATCAAAAGGTTCGTCAGGTAATTCAGGGACAACTGAATAAACTTGATATCGTTAGCAGAGAAGAGTTTGATGTGCAGACACAAGTACTGCTTCGTACCCGTCAGAAATTGACAGAAATGGAACAGAAACTGGCTGACCTTGAAGCAAAACTGGCTGATAAAGAGTAG
- the ilvC gene encoding ketol-acid reductoisomerase — translation MANYFNTLNLREQLDQLGRCRFMDREEFASEADYLKGKKVVIVGCGAQGLNQGLNMRDSGLDVAYALRQAAIDEKRQSFRNASENGFEVGSYETLIPQADLVVNLTPDKQHTNVVETVMPLMKEGAALGYSHGFNIVEEGMQIRKDLTVVMVAPKCPGTEVREEYKRGFGVPTLIAVHPENDPKQEGWDIAKAWAAATGGHRAGCLESSFVAEVKSDLMGEQTILCGMLQAGSIVCYEKMVAEGIDEGYAGKLLQYGWETITEALKFGGITHMMDRLSNPAKIKAFELSEELKELMRPLYNKHMDDIIEGEFSGTMMADWANDDKNLLGWREETGQTAFENYPESDIEIPEQEYFDNGILMIAMVRAGVELAFEAMTASGIIDESAYYESLHELPLIANTVARKRLYEMNVVISDTAEYGNYLFANVATPLLREKFMPNVGTDVIGKGLGESSNQVDNATLIEVNDVIRNHPVEYIGEELRGYMTDMKRIAVGG, via the coding sequence ATGGCTAACTATTTCAATACCCTAAACCTGCGTGAGCAACTTGATCAACTAGGTCGTTGCCGCTTTATGGATCGTGAAGAATTTGCATCTGAAGCCGATTATCTGAAAGGTAAGAAGGTGGTCATCGTAGGTTGTGGTGCTCAGGGGCTTAATCAGGGTCTTAACATGCGTGATTCGGGTCTGGATGTGGCCTATGCGCTTCGTCAGGCTGCCATCGATGAAAAGCGTCAGTCATTCAGAAATGCTTCTGAGAATGGATTTGAGGTGGGTAGCTATGAGACCCTGATTCCTCAGGCAGACTTGGTAGTAAACCTGACTCCGGACAAACAGCATACAAACGTAGTTGAAACCGTAATGCCTCTGATGAAAGAAGGCGCAGCACTAGGCTATTCCCACGGCTTTAACATCGTTGAAGAAGGCATGCAGATTCGTAAGGACCTTACTGTTGTTATGGTTGCACCTAAGTGCCCGGGAACTGAGGTTCGTGAAGAGTATAAGCGTGGGTTCGGTGTTCCGACTCTTATCGCTGTACACCCTGAGAATGATCCTAAGCAGGAAGGCTGGGATATCGCTAAAGCATGGGCAGCGGCAACAGGTGGTCATCGCGCTGGCTGTCTTGAGTCCTCATTTGTAGCAGAGGTTAAGTCTGACCTGATGGGTGAGCAGACGATTCTTTGCGGCATGCTACAGGCTGGTTCTATCGTGTGTTACGAGAAGATGGTTGCTGAAGGTATCGATGAAGGCTATGCAGGTAAACTTCTTCAATACGGTTGGGAAACCATTACAGAAGCCCTTAAGTTTGGTGGCATCACGCATATGATGGACCGTCTTTCTAACCCGGCTAAGATTAAAGCATTTGAGCTTTCTGAAGAGCTGAAAGAGCTGATGCGTCCGCTTTATAACAAGCATATGGATGACATTATTGAAGGTGAGTTCTCAGGCACTATGATGGCTGACTGGGCCAATGATGATAAAAACCTGCTTGGCTGGCGTGAAGAGACGGGTCAGACTGCGTTTGAAAACTATCCTGAGTCTGATATTGAGATCCCTGAGCAGGAGTACTTCGACAACGGTATCCTGATGATTGCTATGGTTCGTGCCGGTGTTGAGCTTGCGTTTGAAGCTATGACTGCTTCAGGCATCATCGATGAGTCAGCTTACTACGAATCACTGCATGAGCTTCCGTTGATCGCTAACACAGTTGCCCGTAAGCGTCTGTATGAAATGAACGTAGTAATCTCTGATACTGCGGAATACGGAAACTATTTGTTTGCTAACGTAGCGACTCCTCTGCTACGCGAGAAGTTTATGCCGAATGTTGGTACTGACGTAATCGGTAAAGGTCTGGGAGAGTCTTCGAATCAGGTTGATAACGCCACCCTAATTGAAGTGAACGATGTTATCCGCAATCACCCGGTTGAATATATCGGTGAAGAGCTACGTGGCTATATGACGGATATGAAGCGTATCGCCGTAGGCGGTTAA
- the ilvY gene encoding HTH-type transcriptional activator IlvY, with the protein MNIKTLQLFIHLCESKSFSKTATTMHISPSALSRQVQKLEEEVGEALFIRDNRSVDLTNAGRKLLPVALSITNEWFDFRSELTESSSVLQGEIHLFCSVTASYSHLPDLLNDFRLTYPQIELKISTGDPAQAIDKVLEGNADIAIAAKPEQLPGKLAFEVISHIPLSVIAPSGISSFSQELKKEQPDWSSIPFILPEAGTARERANLWFKRMKIKPSIYAQVSGHEAIASMVALGCGVGIAPDVVINNSPVKDKIQRLKVESINPFDLGICCHRSKLDDPLIKALWSLAEQKFIQA; encoded by the coding sequence ATGAATATCAAAACACTTCAGCTTTTTATCCATCTTTGCGAAAGCAAAAGTTTCAGCAAGACAGCTACGACAATGCATATCAGTCCTTCAGCGCTTAGTCGTCAGGTGCAAAAACTCGAGGAAGAAGTGGGAGAAGCACTGTTTATCCGCGACAACCGTAGCGTTGATTTAACCAATGCGGGAAGAAAACTACTTCCCGTTGCTTTGTCCATTACCAATGAATGGTTTGATTTCCGCTCAGAACTGACAGAAAGCAGTAGTGTTTTGCAGGGTGAGATTCATCTGTTCTGTTCAGTAACCGCCAGTTATAGCCATTTACCAGATCTGCTGAATGATTTTCGCCTGACCTATCCCCAGATTGAATTAAAGATCTCTACCGGCGATCCGGCACAGGCAATTGATAAAGTACTAGAAGGGAATGCAGATATTGCCATTGCCGCAAAACCGGAACAGTTACCCGGAAAACTAGCTTTTGAAGTTATCAGCCATATTCCATTATCGGTAATTGCCCCTAGCGGAATAAGCAGCTTCTCTCAGGAACTAAAAAAAGAGCAGCCTGACTGGTCTTCTATTCCTTTTATTCTTCCGGAAGCCGGCACTGCAAGAGAAAGAGCAAACCTGTGGTTTAAAAGGATGAAAATAAAACCTTCTATCTATGCTCAGGTGTCAGGACATGAAGCTATTGCCAGTATGGTCGCTCTTGGTTGCGGAGTGGGTATTGCACCGGATGTGGTTATTAATAACAGCCCGGTAAAAGATAAGATCCAGAGACTAAAAGTCGAAAGCATTAACCCGTTTGATCTCGGAATCTGTTGCCACCGCTCTAAACTGGATGATCCGTTGATCAAAGCACTGTGGAGTTTAGCAGAACAGAAGTTTATACAGGCATGA